DNA sequence from the Trichormus variabilis 0441 genome:
GGCGTTGAAACAATGCGAATAATCTTTGAAACTGACGGTAAAAAGGAGGTTAGTAATTCGACTGTAACTAGTTTGGATGAGACAGCCGATACTAATTCCAGTGAAAGTTGGAGATATGCGATCGCCACTTCAGTTGTCATTGCAGCTATGGTCATTCCCCAGGTTTCTGGATGGATTGAATCTCAATTGTTAGTTAAATCTCTCCAGAATCTAATACTACCTAGAACTGTTGTTAGTAATAAGGTTTTAAATAACGGTCGAATTGCCTTTCCTACTGCGGCTGGTACTCCTGTAACTAGTGAATTTGGTTGGCGCACACACCCCATTACAGGCGATCCCAAGTTTCACAGGGGAATTGATTTTGGCGCAGCCAAGGGTACGCCAATTTATGCGGTTGATGCTGGCCGAGTAGCTTTTGCGGGTGACAAGGATGGTTACGGCAAAGCAGTTATTATTCAGCATCAGGGAAGTTTATCTACTCTCTACGGTCATGCCAGTCAGCTGTATGTACAGCAGGGACAACTTGTTGTCCGTGGGCAGATGATTGCAGCAGTAGGTAGTACGGGGTTTTCGACGGGGCCGCATTTACATTTTGAGGTTCACGTTAATGGTGTAGCACAGAACCCCCGCCCTTATTTACACGAGTATTTAGCAAACCGTTGAAAGTTATTTAGCTATTGGCAAGAGCAATGCAAATTGTACCGATTTTTATATCAGGTGTGGTTGGTGCAGCCTGCTCTGTTGCATTTTCTTATGGAGTAGCTTCACTG
Encoded proteins:
- a CDS encoding M23 family metallopeptidase translates to MRIIFETDGKKEVSNSTVTSLDETADTNSSESWRYAIATSVVIAAMVIPQVSGWIESQLLVKSLQNLILPRTVVSNKVLNNGRIAFPTAAGTPVTSEFGWRTHPITGDPKFHRGIDFGAAKGTPIYAVDAGRVAFAGDKDGYGKAVIIQHQGSLSTLYGHASQLYVQQGQLVVRGQMIAAVGSTGFSTGPHLHFEVHVNGVAQNPRPYLHEYLANR